The DNA region AGCACGAGACCAGCTATGGCGCCCATTAGTATTCCGTCTCCCGGCGAATGCGCTCGCGCATCGCGTCTCTGTCTGTATCCGATATGCCTGTTGCGCTGGCGGGGGGCACGTTGACCAGCGACCGGCGCTTCCAGAAATAGATCAAAATGCCGGTGCCGAGCGTGGCAAAAAAGAAGACGGCGAAGGGAGCAATCCATGCGACGTCATCGAATCCGCCGCGAATGGGAGCTGCTAACACTGTCGGCCCGTATTTTGCGGCAAACCAGTTGAAGATCGAGGTATCGGAACCACCAGCGGCCATTTGAGCGCGCAACTGGTCGATCATGGGGCCGGAGTCGGGGCAACTGACGTGGTTGCATTCGAGCAGGATCTGGCCGCAACTGCAGGCGCACACCATCTGATGACCGAGCCTGCTGAAACGGGCGCCTCCATCGCTGGCTCCGAGCATCACCACGGCCAGAAGGCATACCGTCAAACTCTGCATCCACCGCTTAAGCGACATGGTGAACCTCGGCTTCAACCAGCGGTGGCTCGATGGTCGCCTTTGAGCGCGCATTCTTCGTCAGGCTGGGGACCAGCGCGAGGAACGTGCCCATGACGACGATCAGTACGCCGATCCAGATCCAGTTCATCAGAGGGTTGAGAAATACCTTGATGATGGGTCGGTCGGTGTCGGGATTCTTGCCTTCGTAGATTACATAGAGATCGCTCTCCAGTGTCGAGTGCAGAGCGACCATGGTGGAGGACGTCTGGCTGGCGATGTAGAAGCGCTTTTCGGGGGCGAGCTGCGTAATCTTTTTGCCGTGTTTATAGACGTCGAGCAGAGCGTATTCGGTGTCGTAGTTCGGCTTGCTCTCCTGGGTGAAGCTCTGGCAGACCAGCTTGTAGGGACCCATCGTCAGCGAGTCGCCGAAGTTCATCTCCTGCTCCTGCGACTGGTTGAAGGCTCCGCCGGCGATCCCGATAAAGAGGATGACTATGCCGAAGTGGACGAGGTAGCCGCCGTAGCGCCGGGTGTTGCGCCTGACCAGAAGGATGGTGGAGGCGAAGAGATTTTTGCCGGTCTGGGTGCGCACGACGAATGCCCCGCGAAGGAACTCAGAGCTGATGGCCGTAATGACTCCGGCGGCGAGCGAGAAGGTGACCAGCGAAAAAATAGTCGCCTGCATGGCGTCGCCCGCGCTCCAGGGACGCACACCGGCGAGCATGAGAACAACGAGTGCAACCAGGAAGGCGACGCCTGGCAGAATGAAGTTTCGCCGGATCGACCGTAGAGAAGTAGACCGCCACGCCAGCAAGGGGCCGATTCCGGTGAGGAAGAGGAGGAAGAGGCCGACCGGGATATTCACGCGGTTGTAGAACGGCGCGCCCATGGTGACTTTGGAGCCCTGCACGTACTCCGACAGGATGGGGAAGAGCGTTCCCCACAGAACGGTAAAGCAGGCAGCCAGCAGCACCAGATTGTTGAAGAGGAAGCTGGACTCGCGCGAGACCAGCGATTCGAGTTTGTTCTCGGACTTTAGGTGGTCCTTCTGCTTGAAGAATGTGAAGAGGCAGACGGCGAAGACGATGATGATGAATCCATAGAACCAGTTGCCGATGTCGGACTGCGCGAAGGCGTGGACGGAGCTGACAATACCGGAGCGTGTGAGCAGCGTGCCGAGAATGGTCAGCATGAAGGTCGAGAAGATGAGCCAGACGTTCCAACTCTTCATCATGCCGCGCTTCTCCTGCATCATGACGGAGTGGAGGAAGGCGGTGCCGGTGAGCCACGGCATCAAAGATGCGTTTTCGACCGGGTCCCATCCCCAATAGCCGCCCCAGCCGAGGACGCTGTAGGCCCAGTGCGCACCCATGAAGATTCCGCAGGTGAGGAAGAGCCATGTCACCATCGTCCAGCGGCGGGTGATGTGAATCCACTTTTCACCGGGATAGCGCATCATCAGCGCGCCGAGCGCGAATGCGAAGGGAACCGAGAAGCCTACATAGCCGAGGTACAGCAGCGGCGGATGCATCACCATCTCGGGATACTGCAGCAGGGGATTGAGGCCGAAGCCGTCGGCCGCGACCGGGCCGGGTTGGATCGCGAACGGCGGGGCAGCAAAGTTCAGCAGCAGGAGAAAGAAGACCTGGATGGCTGCAAGGATGGTCGAGGCGAAGGCGGACAACCGGACATCCACCCGATGCCGGATGCGCAGCACAAAGCCGTACGCAGAGAGCAGCCACGCCCACAACAGCAGCGAGCCTTCCTGTCCGGACCAGAGCGCGGAGAACTTATACGCCGGATTGAGCGAGCGGTTGGTGTGGTGCAGGATGTAGGAGACGGAGTAGTCGTTGGTGAAGGACGCCCAGACGAGAGCAAATGCAGCGCAACTCAATGCGATGAAGCTGGCGATTCCGGCGCGCCGGGCGGTTTCGCCGAGCCGTCCGGAGCCATCTTCAGCACGGGTCGTCTTGAATCGCCAAAGGGCAAATGCGCCTGCCAGCAGCGTGTAGACGCTCAGCGCCAGAGCCAGCAGCAACGTGAAACTACCAAACTGAGGCATTGGGTGCGAGTGCATGTCTCATTCTCTCAGGGAGAAGGATGGGACGGCAATAAACCGTTTACCGCACAGGCTGTTCCGAGGGACTCTGCAGCTCCGGTTGTATCAGATCATTCACACTGGCCAGAAGATGATCGGGATGGAAGGGCTTCATCCGAAAGCGCACCCGAAGGCCTTCGTACTCGGCTTCAGCCTCCTCTGACCCGCTGATAACCAGTACGGGCAGCTTCGAGTGGGTCTGACGAAGTTGCCGGACAAACTCTGCCCCATTCATCCCCGGCATGGTGTGGTCGGTGATGATCAGGTCGATCTCTGTGGGGAAGTCGCCACGCTGAAGCTGATCAAGTGCCCGCTGGGGGTTGAGTACGGCAATTGCGGTGTATCCGGCGCGCTTCAAAATGGCCTGCCGGGTGGCGGCCTGCACTGCATTATCGTCAATAAGGAGGATGGTTGCCGTCATTCTGCGTCTATTGCTCCAAGGAAGAAAGCCCAACAATTTTCGATCAAGGCTTGTCCCGTTGTGAGAGCAAGACTAAGGAAGAAATACGGACAAACTGCCGTACCGGCGGTGCGTCCGCAGGATGCTTCCTACGATGCGTCGTTTGAACCGCAAGTTATCCGGTACACCAATATTATCGTTTTAGGTCGGAATACAGGCGGCCTCCTCCGCTGCAGGAGCGCCGCTTTCGAATTGAAAGCACCTGGTGTTTGGGATGAGTATTGTCTGCAGTCGGTGGTCATCCGGCGTGTGGACAACAGCCTTTGGAAGAGGCACATCTAATGTGCCCAGGTGACGCGAATGCTCTTGACTTCAAAACGCTGGAAACACTTTACCGCGATGGCGCTGATTGGAGATGGCGTCATGGCTGTTGTTTGTCCTCGCCATGATGCTTTGGCTTGGGAGCGCGGCCCAAAGGCATGGCAGAACCTGATGCATAAGCTGCAAGACCGTCCCGGCCTTACCCGGGCGATCGGTGCGGCGCAGATTATCGGCGGCGTCTGGTGGGCGCTGCATCATGAGAGGGAAGATTAGCTCTTGCGAGCTCGCTCGATTGCCCGCACGACGGCTTGGGCTTTATTGCGGCACTCTTCAAACTCTTTTTCCGGCACAGAATCGGCGACGATGCCTGCTCCTGCTTGAATGTGCCCTTGCTTTCCATTCATGAAGAGGGTGCGGATGGCGATGCAGGAGTCGAGATTGCCGTTGAAGTCGGCGTATAAGATGCTGCCGCCGTAGACGCCGCGCCGTGTCGGCTCCAACTCCTCGATGATCTCCATGGCGCGAATCTTTGGCGCTCCGCTGAGCGTTCCTGCCGGGAAGCAGGAGCGGAAGGCATCGATTGGCGCAAGCTCGGGCTTCAGCTTTCCTTCGAGCGTGCTGACGAGATGCATGACGTGACTGTATTTTTCCACGTACATCAGATCTTTCACCTTGACGGAGCCGAACTCACTGACGCGGCCCACGTCGTTGCGCCCGAGATCGACCAGCATAATGTGCTCGGCTACCTCCTTCGTGTCTGAGCGAAGGTCGGCTTCGAATGCCGCGTCCTCGACCTCGTCGGCGCTTCGCGGACGGGTGCCGGCGATGGGGCGATACTCCACCTCCCGGCCGTGCACGCGTACCAGCAACTCCGGCGAAGAACCTACGATGTGCGCTGCTGTTGGCTTCTTCCCAGATTTGGCGTCCATGCCGAAGCGCAGAAAATACATATAGGGCGAAGGATTCACGATGCGGAGCGCGCGATAGATCTCAAATGCATCGACGCCGGGCACGCAGTCGAAGCGCTGCGAGAGCACGCATTGAAAGACGTCGCCCGATGCGATGTACTCCTTCGTTTTGTTGACGGACTTGATGAAGGCTGCCTTTGATGTTTGCGGCGCCAGTGTCAACTTTCCGGCAGGCTTCTTCCTTGGCTTTGCAGGCAATGCGCTCGCCAGTCGTCGCTCCATTCGGTTCAGCCGTCGAACTGCGCGTTCGTAGGCGCCGTCACGGGCCTCGCGCGTCAGGTCGACCGTTGCTATCAGATGAATCTCTTTCTTTACGTGGTCGAACGCCAGCACCTGGTCGAAGAACATGAGGCAGGCATCAGGAACGCCGAGGTCGTCCTTGGCAAGCGACGGGAGTTTTTCGATCTGCCGCACGACATCGTAGGCGAAGAATCCTACCGCTCCTGCGGTAAATGGAGGAAGGCCAGGAAGCTTTGCCGGAGTGTGGCCGGTCAGCGCACTCTTCAACTCCTCAAAGATATCGCCGGTAAAGCTGCGCTGGCGGCGACCCTGCTGCACTGTGATCTGCTGGCCGTGCGCCACGATCTTTTTATAAGGCTGGATGCCGATGAAGGTATAGCGGCCAACGTGCTTGCCGCCCTCGACCGACTCCAGCAGAAAGGCCTCCGGTTCTTCAGCTGCAATGCGCAGAAAGGCCGACACTGGCGTCTCGAGGTCGGCCGTCACCGTGCGATAGACAGGGACGAGCGAGTGCTTGCGGCTCAACTTCAGAAAGTCATTCGCAGAGGGCAGGGAATTGGCGTCGGCAGTGGGCATGGCTGCCTCCATCATAACTGCGAGGGCGACCACGGATGAGCGCGGATAAACACGGATAAAGACAAATTGCGTACATCCTTCTCGCGTCGATCCGCTGTCGACTTGTATTGGCTTCCAACGTACGTCTAATGATTGAGTTTGTTTGCGCAACTTTATTGCGCGAGCCTATACTCCTCGGGTTTGGCCACGGACCGGTCTGGCCGAACGTGTGTTTTGCTATTAAGCAGGCGGCCGGAAAATGCTTTATGGGACAGGAACAAAGGAAGACGATCATGCAGACTCTCACTATCGAGCAGGAAACAAACCCCTGGGAAGCACAAGCCGCTCGATTCGATATCGCCGCTCAAAAACTCAACCTCGATGCTGGAATCATGAAGGTCCTGCGCCTGCCCGTCCGCGAGATCACGGTTTATATCCCGGTGGGCATGGACGATGGATCGATCGAAGTATTTACCGGATACCGGGTTCAACACTCGATTGCACGCGGTCCCGGCAAGGGCGGCGTTCGCTACGCGCCCGATGTCTCGCTCAACGAGGTGCGCGCACTGGCCAGCTGGATGACGTGGAAGTGCGCGGTGGTCAACATCCCTTTTGGCGGAGCCAAGGGCGGGATCATCTGCGACCCGAGAAAGATGTCGCAGGGCGAGCTGGAGCGGATGACTCGCCGCTATACCGCGGAACTGATGGAGTTCATCGGCCCGGAGAAGGACGTTCCCGCGCCGGACATGGGCACCAACGAGCAGACCATGGCGTGGATCATGGATACCTACTCGATGCATACCCGGCAGACCTGCACGGCTGTTGTGACGGGGAAGCCGGTTAATATCGGTGGCTCTCGCGGGCGGCGTGAGGCTACGGGGCGCGGTATCTCCGTCATGTGCGATGAGGCGCTGAAGCATCTTGGCATGTCCATTGAGGGGTGCCGCGTTATCGTCCAGGGGTTTGGCAACGTCGGCTCGAACGCCGCCCTGATTCTCGCGGCGAAGGGCTACAAGATCGTCGGCATCGCCGAATATGATGGCGGTCTTTATGATCCGTATGGCATCAACATCCGCGCTTTGGTTGAGCACCGCGCGAAGGCTGGCACGATCAATGGTTTTGCCGGAGCGGAGGCCGCAGACAAGGATGAACTGCTGACCCGCGAGTGTGAGATTCTCATTCCCGCGGCGACGGAAAACGTCATTACCAGCCGCAACGCCGACAGGCTGCGCTGCCGCATCCTCTGTGAGGGCGCCAATGGACCTACGACGACTGTCGCCGATGAGATTCTCGCGGATAAGCGTGTCTTCGTCATCCCCGATATTCTTGCCAACGCAGGCGGCGTCACGACCAGCTACTTTGAGTGGGTTCAGGACCGCATGGGCTATTTCTGGACGGAGGCCGAAGTGAACGAGCGCCTCGACCGCATCATGGCTGACAGCTTCCATGACGTGCTTGCTTATGCGAACACCCACAGCGTCAACAACCGCATCGCTGCGTACATGTTGGCGATCGATCGCGTCGCCTATACAACCAAACAGCGTGGCATGTACGCATGAACCCTTAAGGGACGGTCACATGCAGCACGATCTTTGTAATGACCGTGCTGCTGGCCGTTCCCGTTGAAGTGCCGATGATCTTGATGGTGTAGTCGCCGGGGCGGGTTCCCAGGTCAGTGCAGTTTCCGCAGCCGATCAACGTTGCCATACCGCAGGCGGCGACGAGAACAAGCAGCAGGCCCTTCAGCGATTTGCGGCGGCGACGCGGAATAAACAGCAGCAGCAAACCAGCAAGCGCGGGACCGGCAAAGGGTAGACCTGCATTCTGGGTGTAGGGTGTCGTCGATTCGCAGCTATGGGGAAACATGGTGCTGATCTGCAGACTGGTGGTGCCGCCATTGACGGGGAGCGTCGCCGTGCCGAAGGTGCAGGCGGATTCTGTTGGCAGGCCCGCGCACGAGAGTTGCACCGGCTGAAGGGTGCCGGTTTGCGGAGCTACCGTGATCAGCAGATTCACTGCGCTTCCAGTCACGACGGTGGGCGTGCCTGCAATGGTTAGCGTGAATGGACTCTGACTCGTCGCAGAAGATGCACTCACTACCTCGATCAGTGGCGTGGATGAGCTTGCTGCGGTGACTGCATTGCCTGCATAGCTGGCAGAGATGGTGTGGCTGCCGGTTCCGAGCGAAGCCGTGCTGAACGTCGCCAGCCCAAGGCTGTTCAATGGGGCAGTTCCCAACACTGTGCTTCCATCCAGAAGCGTTACCTCTCCCGTTGGCACCAGCGACTCACCCATCGTTGAGACAGCAGCGGTAAAGGTTACGTTCTGGGCGGCGGATACTGGGTTCACGTTGGACGCCAACGTTGTTACCGTTGCGATCGCTCCTCCGGGTTGAACGGCCTGATTCAGCACAGTGCTGGCCCCGGAAAAGTTCTGCGTCGCCGCATACTGAGCCGTGATTGTGTGGGTACCCAACGTCAGCGCAGAGGTTGCTAGCGTCGCGACCCCGGCCTGATTCAACGTGGCGATTGCAATCAGGTTCGTTCCATCGAAGAAGCCGATTTGGCCTGAAGGAATGGCATGGTCTCCCTGAGCGGTTGCAGTAAGCACCACACTCTGGCCGAAGCTTGCCGGATTTGCGGAACTGGTCAGGTTTACCGTCGTCGTATCGGGCAGAACGGTGATGTATACGCCATTTGAAGTCGAACCCAGGTGTGCTGCGTCGCCGGAATACACTGCCGTCAGCAGGTGCGTTCCCGCCGCGAACCCTGTTCCCGCGCTGGGAGGGCAGCTTGTCGTCTGCGTCACCGGGATGGTGCAGATATTCGCGGTCCCGTCGTAGAACGTGACTGTTCCCGACAGAGTTGTGCCGTCGCTTGAGTTGACGACCGCGTAGCCGCTGACATCTTCGCCAAAAGAGGTCGTGGAGGGGGTCGAGATCGTCAGCACAATGGAGGTGGCGACGGCGGTCGATTGCTGTGCCAGTGCAGGGACGGCCGCAGCCATCAAGGTGAGAGTTGCGGCAGTTTTCCGGGCGAAGCTTCGAATCGACATGCAAAACACTCTCAAGCCGTCGTGGCAGACGGTCTCTATATCGGCGTTTCTGGCCGAAGACGAGAGAGTGTGCTGGATAGATGAGGTTCAGCGCGAAGGTCTGCGATCCAAGCTGGGAATCTCCGAAGAGAGCAACAATTCTCAGTAAAAGATCGTCTCTATGAAGAGGCATGCCGGGCTTTTACGCCGCTGCTACCCCTGATGTGGCAGAATTACTATCATTGGGCGGTGTTGCCACCCACGCCGTTCTCAAGTTCTGCTCATGAACCTGCCCAACTCCATTACGATGAGCCGCGTTGCCTGCGTGCCCCTTCTTATCTGGATACTCTCGCCCTCGTTTCCCTGGGTGGGTGGTCATGGAGCGCTGGGCTTGCGTGGCGGCGAACAAGAGGTCATCGCCTCCATCGTCTTCATTCTGGCCAGCATTACTGACGGCCTCGACGGCTACCTCGCGCGGCGGCGGCAGCAGATTACCACCATGGGGATGTTGCTCGATCCATTGGCCGACAAGCTGATGGTCAGCGCGGCCTTTATTATTCTGGTTGCCTACAATCCACGCGTCGTTCCGCCGTGGATCGCCGTCCTGGTGATTGGCCGCGAGTTTCTCGTCTCGGGGTTGCGCTCCATCGCCGCCGCCGAAGGCTTTACTATTCAAGCCAGCGAGATCGGCAAGCTCAAGACTGTCATCCAGATTGTTTCGGTTGTGGCCGCTATTCTGGCGCACCGCTGGGACTACTGGAACTGGGGCGGATTCATCGTTGGCGTCCACTTTATCGCCGTGACGGCGATCTACTGGATGGCGATCGTCTCGATTATTTCGGCGGTCGATTATTTCGTCGGCTTCTGGAAGAAGATCGATCACGCCAGCGACACGCGCCGCAGGCGGCGTAGCTTCGTGCTAAACCGAAAGGCCAAGCAGGTCCCGCCAGCGGAAAATCCTTCGCGCATCTCCTGATATTCGACATCCAAGTGGGGCGTTATTGCAGGATTCGCACGCCGCCCAGGTCTCCCGATATTCTCGCCTTCCATTCGGCGGGCCCAGTGGTGTGGACGCTGGTTCCCTTGGTGTCGACGGCGACGGTAACGGGCATGTCTTTCACGTCGAACTCGTAGATCGCCTCCATGCCGAGGTCTTCAAAGGCCAGCACGCGGGAGCTTTTGATTGCCTTTGAGACGAGGTAGGCTGCGCCGCCGACCGCCATCAGGTAGACCGCCTCGTTGTCGCGGATCGCTTCAATGGCGGCTGGGCCGCGCTCGGCTTTGCCGACCATTCCCAGCAGGCCGGTTGACTCCAGCATTTGCCGAGTGAACTTGTCCATGCGGGTTGCGGTCGTTGGACCGGCGGGACCGACGGCCTCTTCACGCACGGCATCCACCGGGCCGACGTAGTAGATGAAGCGGTTAGTGAAGTCCACTGGCAGCTTCTCGCCACGGTTCAGCATGTCGGTCATGCGCTTGTGCGCTGCGTCGCGCCCGGTCAGAAGCTTGCCGCTCAGCAGGACAACCTCGCCCGGCTTCCACGTTTTTACGTCATCGCGTGTCACTGTATTCAAATCGACGCTGCGAGCCGTGCTGACGTCGTAGGTCAGCTTCGGCCATGCATCGAGCGATGGCGGTTCGAGCATCACCGCGCCGCTGCCGTCCAAGTGAAAGTGCGCGTGGCGCGTCGCGGCGCAGTTGGGAATCATCGCCACCGGCAGATTCGCCGCGTGGGTCGGATAATCCAGAATCTTGATATCGAGCACGGTGGTCAGGCCGCCGAGACCCTGTGCTCCAATGCCGAGACGGTTGACCTTGTCGTAAAGCTCGATCCGCAGCTCTTCGAGCTTGTTCTTCGGCCCGCGCGCCTTTAGCTCCTGCATGTCGATGGGGTCCATTAGCGCTTGCTTCGCCAGCAGCATTGCCTTCTCCGCCGTGCCACCGATGCCGATGCCGAGCATTCCCGGCGGGCACCATCCCGCGCCCATGGTCGGCACCGTCTTCAGCACCCAATCCACAATCGAGTCCGAAGGGTTCAGCATGACAAACTTCGACTTCGCCTCTGAGCCTCCACCCTTGGCTGCGACGATCACATCTACGTCGCCGCCCTTGACCAGAGAAACCTCGACGACTGAGGGTGTATTGTCCTTCGTATTCTTCCGCGTAAACGCGGGATCAGCCAGAATGCTTCCGCGCAACTTGTTATCGGGGTCAAGATAGGCCTTACGCACGCCCGCATCGCATATGGCTTGCAGGTCCAAGGTGGCCGGGCCACCGTTCGGCCCTTGCCATACGACCTCCATGCCCACCTTCAAAAAGATGGTGACAATGCCTGTGTCCTGGCAGATGGGTCGATGCCCCTCGGCGCACATCCGTGAGTTGATGAGGATTTGCGCCATTGCATCTTTGGCCGCATGGCTCTCTTCCATCTCATAGGCCCGCGCCAGATTGGCGATGTAATCGACCGGATGGTAGTAGCTGATGTATTGCAGAGCGTCCGCCACGCTCTGAGTCAAATCGTCCTGATTGATGATTGCCATATTTTTCTCTCGGCATTGATTCTAGGATGTCAGACATAGTGTTGTCCCTTCTGCCGCCCGGATGGCTCCCAGCATCCAATGTTTAGAGAAAGATCATGCCCGATACCCGCACAGAAACCGATTCGTTAGGAGCCATCGAAGTTCCCGCCGACGCTCTCTACGGAGCGCAAACTGCCCGCGCCATCGCCAACTTCCCCATCAGCGGACTCAAGGCGAGCCCATTCCTCATTCGCGCATTGGCGATGATCAAGCATGCCGCCGCCGAAGCCAACGAGTCTCTCGGTCTCATCACAAAAGAGCAGGGAAGCGCCATTCAGCAGGCGGCGCAGGAGATTGTCCATGGGCGGCACCACGATCACTTTGTCGTAGATGTCTTTCAGGCCGGAGCCGGAGTCAGCCTGCATATGAACACCAATGAGGTCATCGCCAACCGCGCGGGGCAAATCCTTGGGGAACCACCAGGCACCTACAAAAAACTCCACCCCAACGATCATGTCAACTATGGCCAGTCCACGAATGACGTCTTCCCCACAGCCATGCGCCTCGCCACCCTGCTGGCGCTCGAAGACCTCTATCCCGTCCTGAACGACCTCGCCGCGAGCCTCGACGCCAAGGCGCGCGAGTTCAAAGACATCCTTAAAGCCGGCCGTACCCACATGCAGGACGCCGTCCCCATCACGCTGGGGCAGGAGTTCAGGGCCTACACTGTGGCCATTCAGAAGTGTCACCAGCACATCGCCCGCACCGCCGAGTCCCTCCGCGAATTGGGTCTGGGAGGCTCCGCCGTCGGCACCGGCCTCAATACGCATCCCGACTATCGTCAGCGCGCCATCGACAACCTCAGCCGCATCTCCGGTTTTGAGCTGGCTCCCGCCGAAGACCTGCGTTATGCCATGCAATCGAACGCCGCGATGGCCGACGTCTCTGCCGCACTCCGCACCCTGGCGCTCGAACTGATCCGCATCTCCAACGATCTGCGCCTGTTATCGAGCGGCCCCAACACAGGCTTCAACGAGATCCATCTGCCGAGCCTCCAGCCCGGCTCCAGCATCATGCCCGGGAAGGTCAATCCTGTGCTTGCTGAACTAACGGCGATGGTCGCCTTTCAGGTTATCGGCAACGACACGGCCACCGCCTACGCCGTTCAGGCCGGACAGCTTGAACTCAATGTCATGATGCCCACGATGGCCCACAACACGCTGCAATCCATCACCATTTTGACCAATACGCTGCGCCAGTTGGACCACCACTCCATTCGCGGAATCACTGCAAATCAGGAGCGCTGCGCCCACTACGCCGCCAGAACGATTGCGCTCGCCACTGCGCTCAATCCCTACATCGGCTATGCAAAGGCAGCCGCGCTGGTAAAGGAATCTGTCGCTTCCGGCCAGAGCATCGTGGCCCTTGCTCGCGAGAAGAAGCTGCTCACCGAGGAGCAGATCGCTGAGATCCTCGACCCCAAAAACATGACGGAACCACGCGCCAGAAAGTCCTGACTACCGCGGTTCCGTCGTCTTTACCAATTCAACTGCCTGTCGAAGCGGTGGTTGCTTAGTTTCTTCCAAACCGATAGACGAGGCCGATGTTGAGTCCGGCGTTGTTTTGTATGGTTCCCCCGAAGGTTGTGCCTAGATAGGTCGGCGTGATGCGGACTGCCAAATTGGGGTAGAAGTTGTAGTCGAGGTTGAGTCCTACGGAGAACGCCGCCCGGGTTTCAGAAGGCCACGTGCCCAGCAGGGAAGAGGGAATTCCCTTCGAGCCGCTGTCGAACTTGCCGACTCCCGCACCACCCACGGCGAAGACGCTCGCTGCGGTCTTCTCCTTCGCGTAAAAGCGGTAGGAAGGGCCGGCCATGAAGGCGTACTCCGAGATCTGGGGGTTGAACTTGAGGTAGTCGTTTGTCCCGATCTTGGCATTGCCGTAGGCGCCGCGAACATCGGCTTCGATGCCGATCTTCGGGTTGAGATAGCGTGTCCCGCTCAGCCAGAAGGAGACCTCGTTGTTACGCTGCAGGCCCTCGCCCGAGCGATAGCGCAGATACCCGCCGCCTCCGCCGACCTCCCACCTATGGCTGTAGGTGTCCTTGACGATCCGCGCGATTCTGGCCTGACGGTTGGCGTTCGATTCGCGCCGCTCCCGCCGCGTCGACTGCGCCTGCACGATGCCTGCTCCGCTGGCCATCAATCCTGCCAGCAACGTAACCGCTACACACTTTTCCTTCAACTTCAAAACGAACATCAACCATTACTCCCGCACAAGCTGCGCTTTGCTATTGTTGAAACCTGGAGGGCGCGCCGATAAAACCAGCTGCGGCCATCCCTTATTAGAACATCCGCCGCCATTTCCGGGGCGGCTACCGGCGAAGGAGCACATACGATGGCGAAAAAAAATGGAAACGGCGGCTTTGGCAAGGTCTTTCTGGGCTTCATTCTTGGCATTGCTGCCGTTGCGGCGGGCGCGTTTCTCTATCTTCACTTTGGCACGCTGCCGGTCGCGGTGTCTGACGCTCCCTTCCCTTACGAGAAGCAGATCGTCAAGGTGCCCTTGAATGGCCGCATCGATCGCGAGATCAAGACGCCGCCCTTCGGCATCAATGAGGATGTCTTCGAGTCGGGCGCACACATCTACGTCGACCAGTGTGCCAGTTGCCATGGCGTCCCCGGCCACGACGTAGGCTATGCCCGGTATATGTACCCCAGCGCGCCTCAGCTATGGA from Edaphobacter paludis includes:
- a CDS encoding Glu/Leu/Phe/Val dehydrogenase, with protein sequence MQTLTIEQETNPWEAQAARFDIAAQKLNLDAGIMKVLRLPVREITVYIPVGMDDGSIEVFTGYRVQHSIARGPGKGGVRYAPDVSLNEVRALASWMTWKCAVVNIPFGGAKGGIICDPRKMSQGELERMTRRYTAELMEFIGPEKDVPAPDMGTNEQTMAWIMDTYSMHTRQTCTAVVTGKPVNIGGSRGRREATGRGISVMCDEALKHLGMSIEGCRVIVQGFGNVGSNAALILAAKGYKIVGIAEYDGGLYDPYGINIRALVEHRAKAGTINGFAGAEAADKDELLTRECEILIPAATENVITSRNADRLRCRILCEGANGPTTTVADEILADKRVFVIPDILANAGGVTTSYFEWVQDRMGYFWTEAEVNERLDRIMADSFHDVLAYANTHSVNNRIAAYMLAIDRVAYTTKQRGMYA
- a CDS encoding response regulator; protein product: MTATILLIDDNAVQAATRQAILKRAGYTAIAVLNPQRALDQLQRGDFPTEIDLIITDHTMPGMNGAEFVRQLRQTHSKLPVLVISGSEEAEAEYEGLRVRFRMKPFHPDHLLASVNDLIQPELQSPSEQPVR
- a CDS encoding cytochrome c-type biogenesis protein CcmH, with translation MSLKRWMQSLTVCLLAVVMLGASDGGARFSRLGHQMVCACSCGQILLECNHVSCPDSGPMIDQLRAQMAAGGSDTSIFNWFAAKYGPTVLAAPIRGGFDDVAWIAPFAVFFFATLGTGILIYFWKRRSLVNVPPASATGISDTDRDAMRERIRRETEY
- a CDS encoding heme lyase CcmF/NrfE family subunit produces the protein MHSHPMPQFGSFTLLLALALSVYTLLAGAFALWRFKTTRAEDGSGRLGETARRAGIASFIALSCAAFALVWASFTNDYSVSYILHHTNRSLNPAYKFSALWSGQEGSLLLWAWLLSAYGFVLRIRHRVDVRLSAFASTILAAIQVFFLLLLNFAAPPFAIQPGPVAADGFGLNPLLQYPEMVMHPPLLYLGYVGFSVPFAFALGALMMRYPGEKWIHITRRWTMVTWLFLTCGIFMGAHWAYSVLGWGGYWGWDPVENASLMPWLTGTAFLHSVMMQEKRGMMKSWNVWLIFSTFMLTILGTLLTRSGIVSSVHAFAQSDIGNWFYGFIIIVFAVCLFTFFKQKDHLKSENKLESLVSRESSFLFNNLVLLAACFTVLWGTLFPILSEYVQGSKVTMGAPFYNRVNIPVGLFLLFLTGIGPLLAWRSTSLRSIRRNFILPGVAFLVALVVLMLAGVRPWSAGDAMQATIFSLVTFSLAAGVITAISSEFLRGAFVVRTQTGKNLFASTILLVRRNTRRYGGYLVHFGIVILFIGIAGGAFNQSQEQEMNFGDSLTMGPYKLVCQSFTQESKPNYDTEYALLDVYKHGKKITQLAPEKRFYIASQTSSTMVALHSTLESDLYVIYEGKNPDTDRPIIKVFLNPLMNWIWIGVLIVVMGTFLALVPSLTKNARSKATIEPPLVEAEVHHVA
- a CDS encoding Ig-like domain-containing protein, encoding MSIRSFARKTAATLTLMAAAVPALAQQSTAVATSIVLTISTPSTTSFGEDVSGYAVVNSSDGTTLSGTVTFYDGTANICTIPVTQTTSCPPSAGTGFAAGTHLLTAVYSGDAAHLGSTSNGVYITVLPDTTTVNLTSSANPASFGQSVVLTATAQGDHAIPSGQIGFFDGTNLIAIATLNQAGVATLATSALTLGTHTITAQYAATQNFSGASTVLNQAVQPGGAIATVTTLASNVNPVSAAQNVTFTAAVSTMGESLVPTGEVTLLDGSTVLGTAPLNSLGLATFSTASLGTGSHTISASYAGNAVTAASSSTPLIEVVSASSATSQSPFTLTIAGTPTVVTGSAVNLLITVAPQTGTLQPVQLSCAGLPTESACTFGTATLPVNGGTTSLQISTMFPHSCESTTPYTQNAGLPFAGPALAGLLLLFIPRRRRKSLKGLLLVLVAACGMATLIGCGNCTDLGTRPGDYTIKIIGTSTGTASSTVITKIVLHVTVP
- the trpE gene encoding anthranilate synthase component I gives rise to the protein MPTADANSLPSANDFLKLSRKHSLVPVYRTVTADLETPVSAFLRIAAEEPEAFLLESVEGGKHVGRYTFIGIQPYKKIVAHGQQITVQQGRRQRSFTGDIFEELKSALTGHTPAKLPGLPPFTAGAVGFFAYDVVRQIEKLPSLAKDDLGVPDACLMFFDQVLAFDHVKKEIHLIATVDLTREARDGAYERAVRRLNRMERRLASALPAKPRKKPAGKLTLAPQTSKAAFIKSVNKTKEYIASGDVFQCVLSQRFDCVPGVDAFEIYRALRIVNPSPYMYFLRFGMDAKSGKKPTAAHIVGSSPELLVRVHGREVEYRPIAGTRPRSADEVEDAAFEADLRSDTKEVAEHIMLVDLGRNDVGRVSEFGSVKVKDLMYVEKYSHVMHLVSTLEGKLKPELAPIDAFRSCFPAGTLSGAPKIRAMEIIEELEPTRRGVYGGSILYADFNGNLDSCIAIRTLFMNGKQGHIQAGAGIVADSVPEKEFEECRNKAQAVVRAIERARKS